AAGACCAAGTCCGCTATCGACGAGCTCGACGGCGGCGACGTGCTCGAGGTGCTGGCGACGGACTCGGGCAGTATGAGCGACATCGACGGCTGGGCGACCGGTACCGAAGGCGTCGAACTCCTCGACCAGGTCGAGGACGGCGACGTGTACAAACACTACGTGCAGAAGACGGCGTAACATGAGTACGGACACACCCGCGGCGGCGGACGGTGAACCGATGAGCGAGGAGGCGCTTCGCGCACAGGTCGAAGAGCTAGAGGAG
This genomic stretch from Natrinema salaciae harbors:
- a CDS encoding sulfurtransferase TusA family protein, whose translation is MSDEFDITETLDVKGASCPMPVVKTKSAIDELDGGDVLEVLATDSGSMSDIDGWATGTEGVELLDQVEDGDVYKHYVQKTA